From one Enterococcus sp. DIV2402 genomic stretch:
- a CDS encoding GTP pyrophosphokinase, with protein MEKDWDSFLAPYEQTVAELKVKLRGIRKQFRETNQHVPIEFVTGRVKPVESILAKCELRNIPVERLEAEMSDIAGLRIMCQFVEDIHEVVKLLRSRKDMRVIIERDYVTNHKVSGYRSYHLVIEYPVQLVEGEKKILAEIQIRTLAMNFWATIEHSLNYKYQGDFPKEIGERLKRAAEAAYQLDGEMSSIREEIQEAQHLFSHGKGSSGDSRYQQIAEWKEESL; from the coding sequence ATGGAAAAGGATTGGGATAGTTTTTTAGCCCCTTATGAGCAAACAGTTGCAGAATTGAAGGTCAAACTTCGTGGGATACGAAAACAATTTCGTGAAACAAATCAACATGTTCCAATTGAATTTGTTACGGGACGTGTCAAACCTGTCGAAAGTATTCTAGCAAAATGTGAGTTGCGTAATATTCCAGTGGAACGCTTAGAGGCCGAAATGTCAGATATTGCTGGTTTACGAATTATGTGCCAATTTGTAGAAGATATTCATGAAGTTGTGAAGCTTCTGCGCAGTCGCAAAGATATGAGAGTGATTATCGAACGAGATTACGTAACGAATCATAAAGTGAGTGGTTACCGTTCGTATCATTTAGTAATTGAATATCCTGTTCAATTAGTCGAAGGCGAAAAGAAAATTCTTGCAGAAATTCAAATTCGAACGTTAGCTATGAATTTTTGGGCTACAATTGAGCATTCATTAAATTATAAATATCAAGGAGACTTTCCTAAAGAAATAGGGGAACGTTTGAAGCGTGCGGCTGAAGCTGCGTATCAATTGGATGGAGAGATGTCGAGCATTCGCGAAGAAATACAAGAAGCGCAACATTTGTTTTCACATGGCAAAGGCAGTTCCGGAGATAGTCGTTATCAGCAGATTGCAGAATGGAAGGAAGAATCTTTATGA
- a CDS encoding RluA family pseudouridine synthase: MEFIFDYQKEHTQQLKSFLKEQGISKGLLAKIKFQGGKIFVNDVIQNVLYYLKSGDQVRIIIPDEGEHETVLLDETPIDIVFEDEHILVVNKPAGVSSIPAQYHPNHTMANRVKAHYKRQGYVNQVVHVVTRLDRDTSGLMLFAKHGFAHAKLDVQLREKNFVKKYQALLSGKVDTLVAHDWIELPIGRDYTSLIKRMVSEEGRYANTEYWLEKRNDELALVDIQLHTGRTHQIRVHFSAIGCPLVGDDMYGGTMDLPLVRQALHCYELHFTHPFTKKALAFQCPLPTDMAEIRQTIETR, translated from the coding sequence ATGGAATTTATTTTTGATTATCAAAAAGAACACACACAGCAACTAAAAAGTTTTTTAAAGGAACAAGGCATTTCAAAAGGTTTATTAGCGAAAATTAAGTTTCAAGGTGGGAAAATTTTTGTCAATGATGTGATTCAAAATGTATTATATTATTTAAAATCTGGTGACCAAGTGCGGATTATTATTCCGGACGAAGGCGAACACGAAACGGTTTTATTAGATGAAACCCCGATTGATATTGTCTTTGAAGATGAACATATTTTAGTAGTAAATAAACCAGCAGGTGTTTCTTCAATACCTGCGCAATACCATCCGAATCATACGATGGCTAATCGTGTCAAAGCGCATTATAAACGCCAGGGATATGTTAATCAGGTCGTGCATGTCGTGACTAGATTAGACCGTGATACATCTGGTTTAATGCTGTTTGCAAAACATGGCTTTGCACATGCGAAATTAGATGTCCAATTGCGTGAAAAAAATTTCGTAAAAAAATATCAGGCATTGCTTTCAGGAAAAGTGGACACTTTAGTCGCTCATGATTGGATTGAATTGCCAATCGGACGTGATTATACATCGTTGATTAAGCGGATGGTATCTGAAGAAGGGCGATACGCCAATACGGAATATTGGTTAGAAAAACGAAATGATGAGTTAGCTTTAGTAGACATCCAACTGCATACTGGGCGAACCCATCAGATTCGTGTGCACTTTTCTGCAATTGGTTGTCCCTTAGTTGGCGACGATATGTATGGCGGGACAATGGATTTACCGCTTGTCCGTCAGGCATTGCACTGCTACGAGTTGCATTTTACGCATCCTTTTACGAAAAAAGCATTAGCATTTCAATGTCCATTGCCAACAGATATGGCAGAAATCAGACAAACAATTGAAACGAGGTGA
- the mgtE gene encoding magnesium transporter has protein sequence MDETKELEERFTQLRKDLDEGNLQEFRDEFLEMHIYEQGQFYQSLKEEQRLLVYSYLSPKELADMFDVIEEDNEYMKDYLSEMRPSYAAEMLSEMYTDNAVDLLNTLSKKQIAKYLSLMDAEDAAEIKELLHYEDETAGSIMTTEYVSIVANQTVRSAMYVLKNEAKAAETIYYIYVVDQEGRLVGVISLRDLIVSDDDAMISDVMSERVMSVHVGDDQEDVAQTFRDYDFLALPVTDYDDHLLGIVTVDDIIDVIDEEAASDYSGLAGVNVDEVSENPIKAAGKRLPWLITLLFLGMATASLISHYEDLVSEASILAVFISLITGTAGNAGTQSLAVAVRRLAMNDDKSNTFFATVIGEVLTGLVTGAITGLTIFAIVAVWKGNPILGFVIGMAMMCAITVANLAGSLIPMLMDKLGFDPAVASGPFITTLSDLTSVLIYFNIASMFMSYFIGS, from the coding sequence TTGGATGAAACAAAAGAATTAGAAGAACGTTTTACTCAATTGCGGAAAGATTTGGATGAAGGAAATCTGCAGGAATTTAGAGATGAATTTTTGGAGATGCATATTTATGAACAGGGACAATTTTATCAATCCCTAAAAGAAGAACAACGTCTTTTGGTTTATTCCTATCTTTCACCAAAAGAATTGGCAGATATGTTTGACGTAATCGAGGAAGACAATGAATACATGAAAGATTATTTATCTGAAATGCGTCCAAGTTACGCCGCAGAAATGCTATCTGAAATGTATACCGATAATGCCGTCGATTTATTAAATACGTTAAGCAAAAAACAAATTGCCAAATATTTGAGTTTAATGGATGCGGAAGATGCCGCAGAAATTAAAGAGTTGTTACATTATGAGGATGAAACAGCCGGTTCGATTATGACGACGGAATATGTATCCATCGTTGCAAATCAAACCGTTCGTTCGGCCATGTATGTCTTAAAAAATGAAGCGAAAGCAGCAGAAACGATTTATTATATTTATGTCGTCGATCAAGAAGGGCGTCTTGTCGGGGTTATTTCTTTAAGAGATTTAATTGTTAGTGATGATGATGCCATGATTTCTGATGTCATGAGCGAACGTGTCATGTCCGTCCACGTAGGCGATGACCAAGAAGATGTGGCGCAAACGTTCCGTGATTATGATTTCTTAGCATTACCTGTTACCGATTATGACGATCATTTATTGGGAATTGTCACCGTCGATGATATTATCGATGTAATCGATGAAGAAGCAGCGAGTGACTACTCTGGTTTGGCGGGGGTTAACGTTGATGAAGTCAGTGAAAATCCGATTAAAGCTGCTGGGAAACGTCTTCCTTGGTTAATTACCTTGTTATTTTTAGGAATGGCTACCGCTAGTTTAATTAGTCATTATGAAGATTTAGTTAGTGAAGCCAGTATTTTGGCGGTATTTATTTCTTTAATTACAGGGACAGCCGGCAATGCGGGGACGCAATCGTTAGCCGTAGCGGTGCGACGTTTGGCGATGAACGATGATAAAAGCAATACTTTTTTTGCGACAGTGATTGGTGAAGTTTTAACCGGACTGGTGACGGGAGCAATCACCGGTTTAACTATCTTTGCAATTGTTGCTGTTTGGAAAGGCAACCCCATTTTAGGTTTTGTCATTGGAATGGCGATGATGTGTGCCATCACAGTTGCGAATTTAGCCGGAAGTTTGATTCCGATGCTAATGGATAAATTAGGCTTTGATCCAGCTGTTGCTAGCGGTCCATTTATTACAACGTTAAGTGATTTAACTAGTGTGTTGATTTATTTTAATATTGCCAGCATGTTCATGAGCTATTTTATTGGAAGTTAA
- a CDS encoding NAD kinase, whose translation MRQLKVAVIHSHVEKSLKAADKLYQLLTKRGHEINRDQPDIVISVGGDGTLLSAFHLYNHKLDKVRFLGVHTGHLGFYTDWRDYELEELVETLCTNQEKSVSYPLLDVRIKYRNGKPDKHFIALNESTIKRGNRTMVADIYIKDELFERFRGDGLSVSTPTGSTAYNKSVGGAVLHPSINAFQLAEIASLNNRVFRTLGSPIVVAHQEWVEIKLQDSNDYLVTIDQFNIQQDQIESVQYRIADERIHFASYRHMHFWHRVRDAFIGEL comes from the coding sequence ATGAGACAATTAAAAGTGGCTGTTATTCACAGTCATGTCGAAAAATCCTTAAAAGCTGCTGACAAATTATATCAACTTTTAACCAAAAGAGGACACGAAATTAATCGTGATCAACCAGATATCGTAATTTCTGTAGGTGGAGATGGCACGTTGTTATCAGCATTTCATCTCTATAATCATAAATTAGATAAAGTGCGCTTTTTAGGTGTGCATACTGGTCACTTAGGGTTTTATACGGATTGGCGTGACTATGAATTAGAAGAATTAGTTGAAACTTTATGTACAAATCAAGAAAAAAGTGTCAGTTATCCCTTATTAGATGTACGTATTAAATATCGAAATGGGAAACCAGACAAGCATTTTATTGCATTGAATGAATCTACTATTAAACGAGGCAATCGAACAATGGTTGCGGATATTTACATTAAAGATGAATTGTTTGAACGTTTTCGTGGGGATGGTTTATCTGTATCAACGCCGACAGGTTCTACTGCTTATAACAAAAGCGTCGGTGGAGCCGTCTTACACCCTAGTATTAATGCCTTTCAACTAGCCGAAATTGCTTCTTTGAACAATCGTGTTTTTCGTACGTTGGGTTCACCGATTGTGGTGGCACATCAAGAATGGGTGGAGATTAAGTTACAAGATAGTAATGATTATTTAGTTACCATTGATCAATTCAATATTCAACAAGATCAAATTGAGTCAGTGCAGTACCGAATTGCTGACGAGCGAATTCATTTTGCTTCGTATCGTCACATGCATTTTTGGCATCGAGTTCGTGATGCATTTATTGGAGAATTGTAA
- a CDS encoding CYTH domain-containing protein — protein sequence MKQLEIEFKTLLTETDYHYFCNFYHLNEPDFHTQTNVYFDTPTQDLRQKHCGLRIRQYADRGEITLKTPQEIGLLETTDSLTLTETQRLIEQKVLPTTGAVAQELARLEIEISQLTILTSLTTKRAEFVIAEGLLALDESWYNQEHDYELELEVADAQIGKQAFEHYLHTHAITYRPAENKIVRATKAK from the coding sequence ATGAAACAACTTGAAATTGAATTTAAAACATTATTAACTGAAACAGACTACCATTATTTCTGCAATTTTTATCATTTAAATGAACCAGATTTTCACACACAAACCAATGTTTATTTTGACACACCTACTCAAGATTTACGCCAAAAGCACTGTGGATTACGAATTCGCCAATATGCTGATAGAGGCGAAATTACTTTAAAAACACCACAAGAAATTGGTTTGTTAGAAACCACCGATTCTTTAACTTTAACCGAAACACAACGGTTAATTGAACAAAAGGTCCTTCCAACTACAGGAGCTGTGGCGCAAGAGTTAGCACGATTAGAGATTGAAATAAGTCAATTAACAATTTTAACATCTTTAACAACTAAACGCGCTGAGTTTGTCATTGCTGAAGGATTATTAGCCTTAGACGAAAGTTGGTATAATCAAGAACATGATTATGAATTAGAGCTAGAAGTTGCTGATGCCCAAATTGGCAAGCAAGCCTTTGAACACTACCTTCATACCCATGCTATTACTTATCGCCCCGCAGAAAATAAAATTGTTCGCGCTACTAAAGCAAAGTAA
- a CDS encoding GH92 family glycosyl hydrolase — translation MLTQTIDTRHGTANQYSFSNGNCLPYTGVPFGMNYFAPQTTDQKGSWWFHPEDHTFQGYRLTHQPSPWMGDFSHLLFTPVSGKFTERSLFHTQSSYRPAESIFRPTHLSIKQLRYGIQSTIIPSMYGGVLTMNYQQNENGLLVTLPGRYRYEVLDNQTVALEVINFSGCEDSDFTIYLVLHLEHPFSTEHTQEQGEDGTLLLSFTNQQQVVRFGTSFISQKQAQLNLAREQALQPNDYLEQSQNTWQDLLQRIEIEHHDAEQVATFYHNFYRTFLFPQTFYERDENNQAIHYDTLSKQVRSGVLYTNNGFWDTYKTVYPLYSLIAQEKYEEMLEGFLNSYNETGFLPKWLSPDERGLMPGTLIDAVIADAAVKQIRTDLMPEFLTAMKKAATIQSENPNYGRQGTTDYLKYGYVPSDYHESVNHTLDYAYSDFCISQVSQTLGATEDAAYYQKQAHNYQHIFDAETGFMRAKDKQGVFRENFLDIRWGKDYAEGSSWQSSFAVYQDFAGLIQQFGSKEVFEEKLVRLCNQAPTFNVEGYGFEIHEMSEMAAVEFGQLAISNQPSFHYPFLFSYIGKPEMAQPLIKQLLTQTFNTSPSGYPGDEDNGSMAGWYIFNSLGFYPVTPGSGEYVLGMPLFDKATIHLSSGTSLTIESSPNYPQQQFLHQVLRNGQEYNKLFYSHADLMNGGTIFNQLGIVPNARKYQIDDYPFSLS, via the coding sequence ATGCTTACTCAAACAATCGACACACGTCATGGTACTGCTAATCAATATAGTTTTTCAAATGGAAATTGTCTTCCTTATACGGGCGTTCCATTTGGGATGAACTATTTTGCCCCACAGACAACCGACCAAAAGGGAAGTTGGTGGTTTCATCCTGAAGACCACACCTTCCAAGGATACCGCCTAACCCATCAGCCTAGTCCATGGATGGGTGATTTTAGTCACTTGCTTTTCACGCCAGTCAGTGGCAAGTTTACAGAACGATCATTGTTTCATACACAAAGCTCTTACCGACCAGCAGAAAGTATTTTTCGTCCCACCCATCTATCGATTAAGCAATTACGTTATGGTATTCAATCGACTATCATTCCAAGTATGTATGGTGGCGTATTAACAATGAATTACCAACAAAATGAGAACGGTTTATTAGTCACACTCCCTGGACGTTATCGTTATGAAGTGCTGGATAACCAGACTGTCGCACTTGAAGTCATTAACTTTTCTGGATGTGAAGATTCTGATTTCACCATTTATCTTGTTTTACACTTGGAGCATCCTTTTAGCACAGAACATACACAGGAACAAGGCGAAGATGGTACGTTGCTACTATCATTTACTAATCAACAGCAAGTCGTGCGTTTTGGGACCTCATTTATTAGTCAAAAACAAGCACAACTAAATTTAGCACGTGAACAAGCGCTACAACCAAATGACTATCTTGAACAAAGTCAAAATACTTGGCAAGACCTATTGCAGCGTATTGAAATCGAGCATCATGATGCCGAACAAGTTGCCACGTTTTATCATAATTTTTATCGAACATTTTTATTTCCACAAACTTTTTATGAGCGTGACGAAAATAATCAAGCCATTCATTACGATACATTAAGTAAACAAGTCCGTTCAGGGGTTCTTTATACCAATAACGGCTTTTGGGATACGTATAAAACAGTTTATCCTTTGTATTCATTAATTGCTCAAGAAAAATATGAAGAAATGCTGGAAGGTTTTTTAAATAGTTATAATGAAACCGGCTTTTTACCTAAGTGGCTGTCACCAGACGAACGTGGGTTAATGCCTGGAACGTTAATTGATGCGGTGATTGCGGATGCTGCTGTAAAACAAATCCGGACTGATTTAATGCCAGAATTTCTGACGGCCATGAAAAAAGCAGCAACCATTCAAAGCGAAAATCCTAATTATGGACGACAAGGGACGACAGACTATTTAAAATACGGTTATGTCCCAAGTGACTATCATGAATCCGTTAACCATACCTTAGATTATGCCTACAGTGATTTTTGTATTAGTCAAGTTTCCCAAACACTGGGAGCGACAGAAGATGCAGCCTATTATCAAAAACAAGCACACAATTATCAACATATTTTTGACGCAGAAACAGGATTCATGCGAGCAAAAGACAAACAAGGCGTCTTTCGTGAAAACTTTTTAGATATTCGTTGGGGAAAAGATTATGCAGAAGGCAGTTCATGGCAAAGTAGTTTTGCTGTTTACCAAGATTTTGCTGGCTTGATTCAACAATTTGGTAGCAAAGAAGTCTTTGAAGAAAAATTAGTTCGCTTATGTAACCAAGCACCCACGTTCAATGTGGAAGGCTATGGTTTTGAAATCCATGAAATGAGTGAAATGGCAGCTGTGGAATTCGGACAATTAGCGATTTCCAATCAGCCAAGTTTCCATTACCCATTTTTATTTAGCTATATTGGTAAACCTGAAATGGCACAACCGCTTATTAAACAACTATTAACACAAACATTTAATACAAGTCCGAGTGGGTATCCAGGTGATGAAGACAATGGTAGTATGGCAGGTTGGTATATCTTTAACAGTTTAGGGTTTTATCCGGTGACTCCAGGATCTGGTGAATACGTTTTAGGCATGCCTTTATTTGACAAAGCTACCATACATTTATCAAGTGGCACTAGCTTAACAATCGAAAGTAGTCCAAATTATCCACAACAACAATTTCTACATCAAGTATTGCGTAATGGCCAAGAATACAACAAACTGTTCTACTCTCACGCTGATTTGATGAACGGGGGAACTATTTTTAATCAATTAGGCATTGTCCCGAATGCTAGAAAGTATCAAATAGATGATTATCCTTTTTCATTAAGTTAA